The Thalassomonas actiniarum genome contains the following window.
GATAAGAAATTAAGCGCATCGGTAAAGAGTATATATAAATTTTGTTAACACAGGTCAGATCATTTGAAGCTAATCACCGCATTGTTGTTCTTTATGCTGGCAAGCGTCCCCGGCTACGCCGAACAAATTTCTATCGGCGCCGATGAATGGCAGGGATATACCCATAACGACGGCAGCGGCATCTATTTTGAATTGTTAAAAAAAATTTATCCCGACGACCGCTTGAACTTTAAAGTCGACAGCTTTAACCGCGCCCTGAAGAAATTCGAACAAAACAAGCTGGATATCATTATCGGGGTCTATAAAGAAGACTTAGCACGCGCGCTGTTCCCCAACTGGTATCTGGATACCGAATACCCGATCATGGCCTTTTACAACCCCAAGTTGCTCACCATCAACCACTTAAACGACTTTAAACAACTGACCACTTCCTGGCTCAGGGGTTATGCCTTTAACCGCTACCTGCCGCCATCTAAAAATACCTACCTGATCGACGATATCAAGCTGGGTTTTAAAATGCTGGCCAATCAACGCATTGATACCTTTATCGACTATAGCTATAACCTGCCGGATCAATATCAGGGCCAGCTTTCCTCCTTTGAAGTATTGCCGTCACGCCGCATTTATATCGCCTTTCAGCGTAACCGGCATGGTAAAAAACTGGCATTACAGTTCGATCAAAAAATGGCGCAATTAAGGACGTCGGGAGAGCTGGAAAAATTATTTTCAGATGATTATCAGCGCACCGGACTTGCCGATTTTAATCCAGATAAAAATGAAATCATTATTTACACCGATGAAGTCAATGTCTTAAAAGAGCCAAATATAGAACAGTTAATCCTGGAACCCAGCCTGAACCGTATCCTCAACCTGACGCTGGACTCGCTGGACAATTACCACTTTACCTACAAGGTCATGCATGACTTTTCAAAAATCTATCAATATAAGCAAAAAGAAAATGTTTGTTTTATCGATATGATCAAAACCCGGCAACGACAGGCGCACTTTGCCTTTAGCCAGCCTTTCTCCCTTTATTTAGGCCTGCACCTTTACAGCAAAATCCCGCTTAGCGACAAGGAAACCATTCATTTGCCGCAACTCTTTGCCAAGCAAGAGCCGGGAGAAAAGCAACTCAGACTGGCGAAGATCAGCGGCAGGAGTTATGGCGAACGCTTAGATCAGCAGCTCAACCTGATCGACCCGGCGCAACGCTACCCGACCCCGGTAGATGCTAAAACCGCCTTAAAACAACTCAATAACGGCCGCTTTGAACTCCTGATAGAGTACCCTTCCGAGGTTGACTTTTACTGGCCGCAAATCAGCAAGGAAAAAATATACAGCTACGCTATCAAAGGAGCCGACAGTTATCTTTTAGGGCACATGATGTGTGCAAAATCGGCGAAAACCGCGCAACTGATTAATGATTTTAATTTATCACTAAAAAAGCGTATCCCCACCCAGGCCTTTTACCAGATGCAATCGCAAGGAGTGGCAAAAAGCAATCAAAGCGAGTTTACCCGCTATTTCAACCAGGTATTTCTAAATACCCCCCAAGCGCAATAACCCTTCGGCAGTAACAGCTCTGCCAAAACCAGCTCAGACCAGTTTATAGCCAGCGCTATTTTGCAGCAGCGCACTCATATGATAAACTGAGGCAAACTCTCAAACGATAACGATATGGCTATTCAGGGACTACTACTACAAGCTCAACAAGTGTGCCAGCAACGGGGCGCCCGGTTGACAAAAATTCGCGAACAAGTCTTTTTGCTGCTTGCCGAACATGACGGTGCCGTCGGCGCCTATGAATTGCTGGAGGAACTGAAAGCCATAGATCCGGCAGCCAAACCCGCCACCATCTACCGGGCGCTGGACTTCCTCAGCAAGCAGGGGTTTGTCCATAAAATAGAATCTATTAATGCCTTTGTGATGTGCCACCATTTCAGCGAATGCAACCACCCGGTACAACTGCTGATCTGCGATGAATGCGGCCATGTGGAAGAAATTCAGTCAAACAATTTTGACCTGGCATTACGCTCTATGGCGGACGCCAGCGGTTTCAATATCAGCCACCAAATCGTCGAGGCCCACGGCACCTGCCAGGCATGTAATTAAGAGAGCATAATTTAACTATTTATAAACTATTTTTATGAGTTAATAAGGCGTGTCAGCCACCAGACCATATCAAAAGAATATGGCGTTATAAATAATCATCCACCACGTTAACCAGGACATCCATGAAATACTCAATGCGCACAACTTTTGTCTGCTTATGCCTTGCCGTGAGCGGCAATGTTACCGCAGGAAAATTAGCTTTTGATGACAAGTTTCGTCAATTAGAAGAAATTTTACCGACTCCCAACAGCTACCGTACCGCCTCAGGCGCCCCCGGCCACCAATACTGGCAGCAACAAGTCAATTACGACATCGACATTTCATTGGATGATAAAACCCAGCGCCTCACCGGAAGTGAAACCTTAGACTACCAGAATAATTCTCCCGACAGCCTGCGCTACCTGTGGCTGCAATTAGATCAAAACAGGATGAAGCCTGGCTCAGGCTATAAAATGAGTGAAAGCGCCCCCGCCAGTAAAAAGATCACCTATAAAAAGTTCCGTACTATGGTGGAAACGCCGAAATTCGACGGCGGTTATCAAATCACGAAAGTCACCGACAGCAACGACAAGCCACTGCATTATGTGATCAACGGCACTATGATGCGGATAGACCTACCCAAGGCACTAAAATCCGGTGATAGCGTTGAAGTCAATATCGACTGGAATTACCAGCTGCATGAGCAAAAAGTGCTCGGCGGACGCTCAGGTTATGAGTATTTTGAAAAAGATGACAACTATCTGTATGAACTCGCCCAATGGTTCCCGCGCGCCGTAGCCTACTACGATGTGATGGGCTGGCAAAACAAGCAATTCCTCGGCCGCGGTGAATTTACCCTGGAATTTGGCGATTATGAAGTCGACATTACCGTACCGGCGGATCACATCGTTGCCGCCACCGGGGTATTGCAAAATCCGAAAAAAGTCCTGACCAAAGCCCAGCAAAAACGTCTGAAAAAGGCTAAAAATGCCAAGAAACCTGTGCTGGTAATCACTCCGGAAGAAGCCCTGGCCAACGAAAAATCCCGCGCGACAACAACGAAAACCTGGCGGTTTAAGGCGAAAAATGTCCGTGACTTTGCCTGGGCATCAAGCCGTAAATTTATCTGGGACGCCCAGGGTTATAAAGCCGGCAACACAGATACCATGGCCATGTCCTATTACCCTAATGAAGGTAACCCGTTATGGGAGCGCTACTCCACCGAAGCCATTATCCATACCATGGAGCAGTACAATAAGTACACCTTCGACTACCCCTACCCGGTATCGATTTCCGTGAACGGCCCGGTGGGCGGCATGGAATACCCGATGATCACCTTCAACGGCCCGCGCCCGACCCTGAATGAAGAAACCGGTGAAAAAACCTATTCCCGCAAGACCAAATACGGTTTGATCGGCGTGATCATCCACGAAGTAGGCCACAACTACTTCCCTATGATAGTCAATTCCGACGAACGCCAGTGGACCTGGATGGATGAAGGCTTAAATACCTTTTTGCAATTTATCGCCGAGCAATCCTGGGAAGAAAACTACCCGTCCCGCCGCGGCCATGCCAATGATATCACCAGCTATATGAAAAGCAGCAACCAGGTGCCTATCATGACCAACTCCGAGTCTATTATGCAGTTTGGCAACAATGCCTACGGCAAACCGGCGGCAGCCCTGAATATCCTGCGTGAAACTGTTCTCGGCCGGGAACTGTTTGATTTTGCTTTTAAAGAATATGCCCTGCGCTGGAAGTTTAAACGTCCGACCCCGGCAGACTTCTTCCGCACCATGGAAGATGCTTCCGGTACCGACTTAGACTGGTTCTGGCATGGCTGGTTCTACACCACAGATCATGTCGACATTGCCCTGGAAGACATTCACTTATACCGCCCCAACAGCCAGAACCCGGATACCGAAGAAGCCTGGGAACGTGCGCTGGATAATGAAAGTCCGGAGTTTATCAGCAACTTACGCAACAAAGGCCAGTGGTTACGCACCCAAGACAAACCTGAGTTGTTAGACTTCTACAATGAGCATGATAAATTTACCGCCACCAATGCCGACCGTAATAAATACAACAAGGCGCAAAAAGACCTGGAACAATGGCAAAAAGATCTGCTGGTAAATGACAGCAACTTTTATATCCTGGATTTTCGCAATATAGGCGGCTTGGTGATGCCGATTATCCTTGAACTCAGCTATCACGACGGCAGCAAGGAGCGGTTAACCCTGCCGGCAGAAATCTGGCGGAAAAACCCGAAGAAGACCTCGAAAATGCTGATCACCGACAAGGAAATCACCGCCATTGCCGTTGATCCTAACTGGGAAACCGCCGATGTAAATGTCAATAACAACTACTGGCCGGCCAGACCAATCAAATCCCGCTTCGACCTGTATAAGAAGAAGAAAGCAGATATGATGCGTGATTATAATGAAGCGCTAAAATCAGCGGATGAAGAGCCTTCAGCAGGTAAAGAGCCTTCAGCAGGTAAATCAGAAGATGAAGCTTCTACAGACAAAAAAGCACGATAAGCGCCTATATGCTTAAGTCATTATTACTTTGCCTGGTTTTCTCGGCCTATTGGGGGGCAGCACCTGCTGCCGCCCATAACTTTTTCTTCGGTATCACCGACTTGTCGGTAAACCCGAGCAGCAAGCATATCGAAATAATCCATCAATTTACTGCCCATGATATTGAAAATGCCATTGCCGAGCAGCAGCAAACACATTTTTCCCCTGAGCATAAAAACTACCAGGGTCTGATCCGGCAATTGTTCGAACAAAACTTTTCTGTGATGGAAGCTCAGCGGGCTTTGCCCCTGAGCTGGGTAGGGCTGGAAGTTGTGCGCGGAAAAGTCTTTGTTTATCAGGAAGGACCGGCAAAAAACTTTTTATCGGGTTTAGTGGTAAAAAATACATTACTCGTCGATACTTACCCTGAGCAGATAAATACCTTGAATTATCAAGATAATGATATCAAAGGTAGCTTAACTTTTACTCAATTAAGGAAAATTGCTAAAATTGAGTCTAATAACTAACCCAGATGGATTTACATTTGCCCGATAAGCATGCAAAATCAATCTACTAAGAAACAATCAAGGTCCGGAAAACTTCATGAATGTAGAGTTTATTAATCCTTTTTTAGCTTCAATGCTCAATGTAATGTCCACCATGGCACAAATGGAGCTGTCCCCGGAGAAGCCTAAGCTGAAGAAAGATGAAGTAGCCATGGGTGATGTCTCGGGATTAATCGGCATGGTCAGTGACCAGGCTAAAGGCTCATTATCCATTACCTTTGAAGGCCCATTAGCCATAGCCACCATGAAAAACATGGTCGGGGAAGGACCTGATGAGATCAACGAAGAAATCACCGATTTGGTGGGTGAAATCACTAACATGGTCACCGGCGGCGCCAAGCGCATGTTAAGTGAAAAGGGGATCGAATTTGATATGGCAACCCCCATGGTAGTTTCCGGAAATAACCACACCATACACCACAAAGCCGAAGGCCCTGTGGTGATTATTCCGTTAAACTCCCCTCACGGTAAAGCCTTTATCGAGTTCAGCTTCGATAAGTAATCAGGCCAAATCAATTATCAAAACCTAAAAAGCCCTGCTAAAGCAGGGCTTTTTAATACATGGATGTATGTATCCGGCGGGGCTGGGAACAGCCTGGAGCCGGGTAATACATGGATGTATGTATCCGGCGGGGCTGGGAACAGCCTGGAGCCGGGTAATACATGGATGTATGTATCCGGCGGGGCTTGGAACAGCCTGGAGCCGGGTAATACATGGATGTATGTATCCGGCGGGGCTGGGAACAGCCTGGAGCCGGGTAATACATGGATGTATGTATCCGGCGAGGCTGGGTAGTCAGGCGCAAAGCACTATGAAGCCACTTTATCCTGCAATTTCGCCCTGAGGGCTTTTGCCGCCAGCACCATATTCTCCAATGCCGCCTTGGTTTCCTGCCAGCCACGGGTTTTCAGACCGCAGTCAGGGTTGACCCATAAACGCTGTGCCGGTACATAATCCAGTGCTTTGTCCAATAAATTCACCATCCAGTCGACATCCGGTACATTAGGGCTGTGAATATCATAAACTCCGGGGCCTAAGTCATTAGGATACGCCTGCTGCTCAAAGGCATCCAGCAGCGCCATATTCGAGCGGGAAGTCTCTACCGTTAATACATCGGCATCAAGTGCAATAATCGCCTCAAGAATGTCATTAAACTCGGAATAACACATATGGCTGTGGATCTGGGTCGCCGACGGAGCCGTTGCCGCCGATAACCTGAAAGCGGCGGTGGCCCAATCAAGATACTCCTGCCATAAACTCTGTTTCACCGGCATGCCTTCACGGATCGCCGGCTCATCGATTTGAATGATTTGTGTGCCGTTTGCCACCAACTCTGCCACTTCATCTCCTATCGCCAATGCGATTTGCTCCGCCACCTGTTGCCGCGGCAGGTCATCGCGGACAAAAGACCAGGCGAGGATAGTCACGGGGCCGGTTAGCATGGCCTTCACCGGTTTGTCCGTCAGCGACTGGGCATAATTGATCCATTCCAGAGTCATTGCCTGCTTACGGCTGATATCGCCGAAAATGATCGGCGGTTTTACGCAGCGTGAGCCGTAACTTTGCACCCAGGCGAACTGGGTAAAAACCACCCCTTCGAGTAGTTCACCGAAATACTCCACCATATCATTGCGTTCGACCTCACCATGTACCAGCACATCTAAACCTATGGCTTCCTGTTTACTGATAACATCGGCGATTTCCCCGCGGATATATTCCTGATATTGCTGATCGCTGATCTCACCACGGCGCCATTTGGCCCTGATTTCCCGGATTTTCCCGGTCTGCGGGAAAGAGCCTATGGTGGTTGTCGGCAACAGGGGCAAGTTAAGCTCTCTTTGCTGTATCGCTTTACGCTCGCTAAAAGCTTGCTTGCGATGAAAGTCTTCCGGCTTCAACAGGCCGATGCGTTGCTGCACCGTCTGGTTATGAATGCGTTCAGATACCCTGCGCGCTATCGCCGGGGCAGAATACAGGGTAATGGCATCGCTGTTTTCATTAATCAGGGCAGACTTTAATAACGCCAGCTCACTGCATTTTTGCCGGGCAAAGGCCAGCCAGGAGCTAAATTCCGCATCCAGCTTTTGCTCCTGTGCCAAATCAACCGGGGAGTGCAGCAAAGAGCACGAAGGGGCCAGCCACAAGCGTTCACCCAGATGGCGATACAGCGGCAGCAAGGTTTGATAGACAGAGACCAGATCGGTTTTCCAGACATTGCGGCCGTTGATCACCCCTAATGAAATCACCCAGGAGTCAGGTAAAGTATCAATAACATTCATCACATCCGTTTGCTCGGCCACAGTATCCAGGTGAATACCATCAACAGGCAGTGTCTTAATCAGCTTAAGATGATGATCAATGGAAGCAAAATAGGTGGTTAACAGTAACTTTACTGCTCCTTTATCCAGCTGCTGATAACTGGTTGTAAACGCCTGCTGCCACTCCTGACTTAATTCCAGTCCCAATACCGGCTCATCAATTTGCAACCAGCTGACACCGGCATGTGCCAATTGAGTCAAAATCTGCTGATACCCCTTGAGCAACTGCGGCAGCAGGGATAGCTTTTCTACGTCCTTGGCAACACTTAAATACAAATAACTCACCGGCCCCAGCAATACAGGCTTCACCTTGTCGCTAAACTGTTGTGCTTCAGCTATTTGCGCCAGCAAGCGAGACGCATTCACCTTAATGTCCAACCCGGCACTAAGCTCAGGCACGATATAGTGATAGTTGGTATTAAACCACTTGGTCATATCACTTGCCGCACACTGGCAGCCGGAGGGGGCCTGACCGCGGGCGATACGAAATTCCAGATCCAACTCATTGTCATCGCTGCTGTGGCGAAAACGCTCCGGCACTATGCCCAGCAGTAAAGAAGTATTAAGAACATGATCGTAATGGGCAAAATCTCCCACCGGCAAATATTCAATGCCCTCATCCAGCTGGGTTTGCCAATTTGTTTTGCGAATATTCCGGCACTCTGCCAGCAAGGTTTCTTGCGAGCTTTCACCGCGCCAGTACCTTTCCAGGCAAAATTTCAATTCCCGCTTTGCACCAATGCGGGGAAAACCTAAGTTATGAATTTGCATATTGTCTCCAAATATTTACATGGACGTCTAGATGTTTATACGGATATACTTATCTAATAACGGAAGACAAACAAGCGCAAAATATTCAGCGGGGTATGAAGAAACTTCATCATGTTCGAGCTTAAACATTTAAAAACCATAGCGGCCCTTAATGCCAGCGGTACGATTCGTAAAACGGCGGAAAAACTTTTTTTAAGCCAGTCGGCCTTATCCCATCAGCTGAAAGAGCTGGAGTTTAAACTCGGCGATAAAATTTTCATCCGCAATACCTCCCCGGTGCAATTTACCCGCCCGGGCCAGCTTTTGCTTGAACTGGCCCACAAGGTATTGCCGGAAGTGGAAAACACAATTTCAGCCCTGAAAGGCCAGAACAGCGCTGAAAAAACATTAACCCTGGCTTTTGCCTGCCACGCCTGTTTTCAATGGTTATTACCGGTAACCCAGGCATTAACTGAGCAAAACCCGGGGTTAAGGTTCAGCTTTACCGACCCTTTGTTTCTAGAAGAGCATCAACAGGCAGATATTCTGTTTACCGATGAGTTAAATGAAAAAAGCGACCTGGAGTTAAGGGAAATAGGCCAGTTTGAACTGGTTGCCGTCGTGGCAAATCAGCACCCGCTGGCGCAGAAGAAGTTTTTATTGCCGCAGGATTTTCAGGACATTAACCTGCTGACGTATCCGGTGAAAACACAACGCCTGGATATTTTTAACCTGTTTCTAAGCCCGCATGCGGTCACCCCGGACAAGATAAAGCAGGTGGACAACAGCCATATGATGTTGCAAATGGCGGCGGCAGATATGGGCGTGGCGGTATTGCCCGACTGGCTGGTCACCAGCCTGGCCACGCCTGCGTTGTTAAAAAGATTGCCACTGGGCAAAACCGGCCTGTTTAAAACCTTATATGCCAGTTATCGCCCGGCCAATAGTAAGCTTCCTGAAATAACGGCCTTCCTGCCCCGAGCCATCGACGCCTTTAAGGCGCTGTACCGATAAAAGAATCGTCTAATTAAAGGTCAGTGCCAGCGGCTTACCGTCAAAAGCCAATGACAACTTCAGCTGCTTGCTGCTTTGATCATAACTGCTATTGAGACGCTTGCCTTCCAGGTATACCGCTTTGAAATGCGGGGCATTATGCACCACCAGGCTCAGTTGCTTACCCGGCAGCTGTTTTTTGGCGAGTTCGGCCAGGGCGATATTAAAGCTGAGTTTCTGCTCCGATGCTTTAGCGATAAAGTCGATCTTGGTAAATTCTCCTTGCTGATATCCCAACGTTTGCCCGTCATCCTGATAAAGCCGAAAACGCGACTCGCCGACACCGGCATCAAACCAATAATGGATAATCAGTTCATCGCCGGAATACTCCCGGGTATTTAGCATATCCGGAGCATGGGGAATAATCGCGCCCCCTTTCACCAATACCGGAATCGTCTCCTGGTTGACGGGGATCTTTGACTTACCGCCCTCTTTACCCATTGAGTAGGGTTGATCGGTAAAATAATCAAACCAGTTACCGGCAGGTAGCTGATAGTCAAGCGCTGTCACCCCGGGAGCGGTAACCGGCAACACCAGCAGGTTCGGCCCCCAGAAATAAGCCTTAGTATCCAATAAAGCATCACCGGCTAAGGTGTCATCCTCAAAAAATACCGGGCGCATCAACGGCGTGCCCTTACTATGATTTTCCCAGGCCAGGGTATAGTTATAAGGCAGGAGTTGATAACGCCAGCTTAAAGCTTCTTTCACCCGAGCCGCCACTTCTTCGCCGTGAAACACAGGCTCAGGCAAGACACTGTCGTCAGCATGGGGGCGAAATACCGGCGAAAAGGCGCCAAATTGCAGCCAACGTACGTAAAGCTCGGCATCAAAGGTTTCTGCAGCAACAAAGCCGCCTAAGTCAGAATGGGTATAGCCCAGGCCCAATAAGCCCATTTGCAGCGATAACTCCACCTGGGACGCTAATGCCGCCCAGCTGCGGCTGACATCCCCGGTCCAGGGGATCATGCCGTAGCGCTGACTGCCGGCAAAACCCGAGCGCATCATGATAAAAGGACGTTGCTTTGGTTTCGCCCGGTTAAAGCCCTGATACAGGTTTTTTGCCCATTGATGACCGTAAACATTATGCACTTCATCCGCCAGCGCGCTTTGTCCCGACTCACTTAAGCTATGTACGGCATCCGCGGGATGCACTTCCGGCTCGCCCAAATCCCCCCAAAAACCTGCTATGCCCCAGTCCAGCTGTTTTTGATAAAAAGGCCAGAACCATTTTTGCCCTGTTTCAGAGAAAACATCTACCAGCGAGGTATTGCCGAAATAAAAATCAAAAGTTTTTGCCTGCCCCTGGGCGTCCATGGCAAAAGCCCTTGCATCATTTCCTGCCTGCCAGTTGCCGGAGCTGGTTAAAACAAAAGGCTCACTGATCAGGATGCTCTTGATGCCCATATCGGCAAAGTCCTTTACCATCTGCTCGCCCTGGGGGAAGGTTTTTCTGTCCCAGTCGAGGTTACCCATATGCCCTTTGATATCCGGACCAAACCAATAAAGATCAAAAATAATGGCATCAAGCGGCATTTTTTGTTTTTGATATTCGGCCACCACTTCCCTGGCCTGAGCTTCGCTGCGGTAGCCAAAACGCGATGCCATACTGCCCAGCGCCCACATAGGCGGCATAGGCTGCTTGCCGCTGGCAGAGGTATAATGATCAAGCAAGTCAGGATAATCATCCGCCATAGTCACCAGGTAGGCCGTTCTGCCGCCACCGGCGCTAAATTCCAGGATATCCTGTTCACTGGCCCCCAGATCAAGCGAACCTTTGGCACTGTTATCGAACATCAGCATATATTTATTGCTGGACATCAAACCGGGCAGGCCAAAATACATCTGCTTGGAATTATCTTCATAACCATAATGGGCCTTGTTATACAAAGGCAGTTTAAAACCTCGCCTGTCCATGCCCAGTACCCTTTGCCCGCCAGCAAAAAGCTTTTCATCCGCCGCTAACTTAAAACGAAAGCCCTGGCTGTTTTTACCGGCGATATAACCCAGCTCCTCCTCAAGTTTCAGCTGCCCCTGATGATAAAAGGCAAGTTTAAAAGGTGAGTGTCGGATCACTACCGAAGAGGTGGTACTGCTAAAGCTCAGCGCATCTGTTTTTTCAGTGACTGACGTCGTTATACTTTGCTTATCAAGCTGTAAGTTTTCATCCAGCCTTTTCTCATCAAGTAAATAACCGGGCAACTGCTTGACGCCATTGGCCTGATAATGGATATAAACACTGTTATCGGTAATATATTCAATAACAATCTGTCCCCGGGGCGAGTGCAGCACAAGTGTATTGCCCTTGTGCCGGTAACTTTGCCATTTTTCAGCAAAAGCCGTTTGTTCCCCTGTATCAGGCGTAAAAGCCTGTACCGGCATGAATAAAGCCGGATATAAGGTGATACTCAGGGCTAACAACAGTTTACTTAATAACTTCATAAGATTGGTTCCATTTGCTGGCGGCTTATCAGGCTTAGATTAGGCGTCAAAGCGCCATGATATCAAGGCAATATAACCCGCATAAAATGATCCGGGCCAGTCCGGCCAGGGTGAATACGTATGCAAATGCTTGTCATATCCGTGCCCGAATGAATAGGATAAACTCAATTACAGCAGTACCCGGCCCGATAACATTACCTGAGCTAACGCCGGTGGCCAAAATGCCGGAAACCGACAAGCCTGGCCTTAGCCCCTGAATATTGGCCATATCAACAGCAATACAAATAGGAATAATTAACCATGAATCTGACCCGCCTGGCTTTACTCCCGGTTTCGGCAATTTTATCCCTCTCCCTTGGCGCCTGTGTGTCACAGCCGGGCCAAAAAGCAAATTTGGCCCATGAACAGAGCATGCCGCCAGCGTTTTATGGCAGCCAAAATCCCTTTGCCTCAGAGTCGGTTTATTTCCTGTTAACCGACAGGTTTGTCGATGGCGATCCCAGCAATAACCAGGAAGATCAAGGGGGTGAATATCCCACCTTTAACCGGGTACTCAAGGGAGAAAACGGTGAACAGGCCAATGTCGGCTATATGGGGGGCGACTTTAAAGGGGTACTGGATAACGCGAATTATATCAGGGACATGGGCTTTACTTCGGTATGGCTGACGCCGATAGTCGACAATCCGGACCAGGCCTTTAGCGGCGGAGAAGAAGTCACCTATGGCGCCTATTACAAAGACGGCGGTAAAACCGGTTATCACGGCTACTGGGGCACAAACTTCTACAAGGTAGACGAACACCTGCCGTCAAAAGATTTAACCTTTGCCGATTTTACCCGTAAGTTAAAGCAGGAACACCAACTGAACTTTATCCTCGACATAGTAGCCAACCACGGTTCACCGGCTTACAGCATGCCCGAGCAGCAGGGGAATTTCGGCAAAATCTTCAATGAACAGGGACAGCTGATTGCCGACCACCAAAATATCCATCCGGAAAAGCTGGATAAGAACAATCCCCTGCATGCCTTTTATAATACCCATACCGGCCTGGCCCAGCTTTCAGATGTCGATGAAAACAACGAAGCGGCACTGGATTATTTTACCGGGGCTTATTTGAAATGGATTGACCAGGGGGTACATGCTCTCAGGGTAGATACCATCAAGGAAATGCCCCATGCTTTCTGGAAAAAATTATTTGACCGCATCCGCGCGGTCCATCCGGAGATCTTTATTTTCGGCGAAAGCTATTCCTACGAGGCAGAATTTATCGCCGAACATACCCGGGAAGAAAACGGCGGCGCCAGCGTACTGGACTTTCCCGGCAGAAAAGCCATCACCGGCGTGTTTGAAAATCCCGAAAGCGACTTTAGGGAGCTTTTGTCTTACCTGCATTTAGATGACGGCGTCTACCAGAATCCCTATGAGCTGATGACCTTTTACGACAACCACGATATGGAGCGCATGAATGCCTCCGACATGGGCTTTGTCGATGCCAATAACTGGCTATTTACTTCCCGCGGCATTCCGGTGATTTATTACGGTTCAGAAATGAACTTTATGACCGGCAAGCCGGAGCACCAGGGTAACCGCAACTATCTCGGCCAGGACAGGATAGAAGAGGCAAAAAGCCATGTTATCCACAATGAACTAAAACAAATCGCCGGACTGAGAAAAGCCACCCCGGCCCTGCAACGGGGATTACAGCTTAACCTTGACTTTAACGGGCAAACCGCAAGTTTCTACCGGGTATATCAGGACAAGGGCATCAGCCAAACCGCGTTAGTGCTGTTAAACAAAGGGGACAAGGCCGCCGATTTTAA
Protein-coding sequences here:
- a CDS encoding alpha-amylase family glycosyl hydrolase codes for the protein MNLTRLALLPVSAILSLSLGACVSQPGQKANLAHEQSMPPAFYGSQNPFASESVYFLLTDRFVDGDPSNNQEDQGGEYPTFNRVLKGENGEQANVGYMGGDFKGVLDNANYIRDMGFTSVWLTPIVDNPDQAFSGGEEVTYGAYYKDGGKTGYHGYWGTNFYKVDEHLPSKDLTFADFTRKLKQEHQLNFILDIVANHGSPAYSMPEQQGNFGKIFNEQGQLIADHQNIHPEKLDKNNPLHAFYNTHTGLAQLSDVDENNEAALDYFTGAYLKWIDQGVHALRVDTIKEMPHAFWKKLFDRIRAVHPEIFIFGESYSYEAEFIAEHTREENGGASVLDFPGRKAITGVFENPESDFRELLSYLHLDDGVYQNPYELMTFYDNHDMERMNASDMGFVDANNWLFTSRGIPVIYYGSEMNFMTGKPEHQGNRNYLGQDRIEEAKSHVIHNELKQIAGLRKATPALQRGLQLNLDFNGQTASFYRVYQDKGISQTALVLLNKGDKAADFNISEKLSSGRWTDAISGEQYLVDDSNAAINTRVKAHGVKVLLLNARANHPQLLAELAKQQESLFPVSAKKTEIAAH